The DNA sequence GGGGACGGATCCGGGTGCGGGGCCGGGTCCGCCGCCGGCGCAGGGAGGGCGACGGCGCGCGGGCAGGGTCATGTACGCGGGTGCCGCCGTCGGCCGTGGCGGTTCAGTCGGCCGCCGCGACGCGGAAGCGGATCCCCGCGGCGATGAGCCGCTCCGTCAGGGCGTCGCCCATCGCCACGGCGGTCGTCACCTGCCCGGAGGTCGTGGGGAGTCGGTCGTGCGCGAGGCACAGTGCCGCCTCGCCGAACATCACGGCGGTCTCCCCGTACCCCGGGTCGCCGCCCGCGACCTCGGTCAGCACCCGCCGCCCGCCGCCCTCGCCGACGAACCGGACCCGGAACCAGCTCCGGGCCCGCCGTTCGGCGTCCGGACCGCGCCCGCCGGGGTAGCGGCCCGCCATCCAGCCCCGGAACGCGGGGACTTGGGCGGCGGCGACCAGGCCGGCGACTCCCACCGGGGCGGCCAGCGCGACCGGCAGCGTCCGCACCGCCGCGTAGTGCCGGTAGCGGAAGTCGGGCCCGTACCGCTCCAGCGCGGCGGCCGAGCGCCGTACGACCTGGGGGTCGATGGTCGGCAGCGGCAGCGCCCAGGCGCCCGTCTCCGGGCTGAACCGCGGCCCGCCCAGCGGCACTCTGACCCGGCGGCCGGCCGCGGGCCGCGGCTCGTACCGCCGCCGCTCCCGGGCGGCGGCCAGCGTCTGCCGGCCGCGTCCCGCGACGGTCAGGGCGGAGGCCAGCGTGCCGCCGGAGAAGGCGCCGCGGGCCCGGACGAAGCCGTCGACGCGCAGCGGCACGTCCTCGGGCAGGTGCCGGACGGTGTAGTACACGCCGAGGTCGTACGGGACCGAGTCGAAGCCGCAACTGTGCACGATCCGCGCGCCCGTCTCGCGGGCCCGCGCGTCGTGCCGGACGTACACGGAGTCGACGAACTCCGCCTCGCCGGTGAGGTCCAGGTAGTCGGTGCCGGCCGCCGCGCACGCGGCGACCAGCGGCTCGCCGTGGTGGATGTACGGGCCCACGGTGGTGGCGACGACGTGGGCGGATTCGGCGAGGCCGCGCAGCGCGGCCGGGTCGTCGGCGGCGGCGGTGAGCAGGGCGGGCGCGGGACCGGACCCGTCGGCCAGCCGCTCCCGCAGCCGTTCCAGCCTGGCCCGGTTCCGCCCGGCGAGGGCCAGCCGGCAGCCCTGTGGCGCGTGGGACAGGAGGTACGCGGCGGTCAGTTCGCCGACGAAGCCGGTGGCGCCGAAGAGGACGACGTCGTAGGGCCGCCGGGGGCCGTCCTGCCTGCTCACGGCAGTGTGCACGGGACTGCTCTCGGCACTGCTCATGGCACCTCCTGCGCCGGGCCGGATCACCGGGGCCGCTCGCCGCCCGCATGTGATCCGCAACCCTCACAGAGCCGCCGCTCCGCCGTCAACAGCGCCTGTCCGCCCGCCTTCCGGGGTTCGGCGGCCGCGCCTTCCGGGCTCAGCGCCCGCCGGCGACGACCGGGTAGTGGTCGGAGAGGTCGGTGTAGGTGTACTCCTTGCCCCAGCTCGACACGGTCCAGGGCGCGGACCGCTCCTGGACCACCGTGTTCGTCCACCCGGCGGGCCGGACGTGGCCCTTGCGGTGCAGGACGTGGTCCAGGTCCTCCCGGGCGTCGTTCGGGTACCGGTAGGCGGCGACGGAGTTCTCGCGGGTGTCGAAGGAGTACGGGTGGCCGGTGCGCGCTTCCGCCGGGTCGAGGTCCGCGTCGGCGAGCAGGGAGGCGAACTCGGCGCTCCGGGAGTCGACGTTGAGGTCTCCGGCGACGATGACCTGCTCGTTCGCCGGGATGCTCTTGGCGTCGAGGAACGCGTCGATCTGCCGGAACTGCCGGGCGCGGTCCGCGACGGCCTCCCCCGCCGCGCAGCCGCCGTCCGTGGACTGCGTGTGGGTGCCGACGATGTGCACGCGGGCGCCGCCGACGTTCAGGACGACGTACGCGAAGCCCTTGTTGGACCACTTGTCGGAGCCGCAGGCGTCCTTGAAGACGACCTGTTCCTTGCGGACGATGGGCCACTTGCTGAGCACGGTCACCCCGCCGTCCTCCGGGGTGAGGGCCGAGTAGGCGCCGCCGGTGGCGTCCCAGCCGTCCTTGGAGCGGCCGACGACGGGCGTCTGGTACGGGTACCGGTCGGCGGCGCGGGCCTTGAGCGCGTCGGAGGCGTCGTTGTCGAACGCCTCCTGGAGGACGACGACGTCCTGCCCCTGGAAGAAGCCCGCGGCGGGGATCGCCTCGGCCCGGTGCCGCTGTCCCCAATTCGGGTACAGGTTCGTGCTCATGAGGAAGGTGTTGTAGGTGAGCACCTTCAGCCCCGACACGGCAGGGTCGGGCGCGGCCGCACCGGCGGCGCCCGCCGGGTGCGCCAGTGCGGCGGCGGTCAGCAGGGCGGCGGCGAGGGTGGTCGCGGCACGGGTGGGGCCGGGGAGCTGCACGGGGTCTCCTGAACGGGTGGGGTGGAGGAGTGGTGAGGGGTGGACGAGCGGTGTGGGGCGTGGGGTGCGTCGCGGCACAGCGAAGCGCTCGCGGGTGACGTCCGGGCGACCGTCAGGTGAGCGGAGCCTTCCGGAAGCGGGACGGACAGGGGCGGCCCGCTTCCGTACGGGCGTCCGCTCTCCGACGGCGGGCGTCTCCTCAGACCTACGCCGGCGGCGGCTGGACCGGATGGGACAAGTTCGACGGCGCGCTGCGGCCCTGACTGAGCGCGGGTCGCGCTCCTCGCGCCGGGCCCGCACGCCCGGCGGGAGGAGCACGGGCGTCCACGGGCAGGGTGACTCGGCCCCTCCCCGGAGCGGTGTGAAGTTCTGCTGTTGACCCGCTTAAGAAAACCTCGATGGACGCCGGGGGCATCACTCGGCACATTGGTGCGCGCGAACCCATCGGTGCGCACAGAACCACCACGGCCGCCGCCGGCCCGGTGCCGACCCTCCCTAGGAGCCACCGTCCATGAAGGCACTCGTCAAGCACAAGGCCGAGCCGGGTCTGTGGCTCATGGACGTCCCCGAGCCGGAGATCGGCGCCGGTGACGTGCTGATCCGGGTGCTGCGCACCGGCATCTGCGGGACGGACCTGCACATCCGCTCCTGGGACGGGTGGGCCCAGGGGGCCGTCAAGACGCCGCTGGTGCTCGGGCACGAGTTCGTCGGCGAGGTGGCCGAGGTCGGCGCGGACGTCCGGGACATCGCGGTCGGCGACCGGGTGAGCGGCGAGGGCCACCTGGTCTGCGGCAAGTGCCGCAACTGCCTGGCCGGCCGCCGCCACCTGTGCCGGAGCACGGTCGGCCTCGGCGTCGGCCGGGACGGCGCCTTCGCCGAGTACGTCGCGCTGCCGGCCTCCAACGTCTGGGTGCACCGCACCGAGGTCGACCTGGACGTCGCCGCGATCTTCGACCCGTTCGGCAACGCCGTGCACACCGCGCTGTCCTTCCCGCTGGTCGGCGAGGACGTCCTGATCACGGGCGCGGGCCCGATCGGCATCATGGCCGCGGCCGTGGCGAAGCACGCCGGCGCCCGCAACGTGGTGATCACCGACGTCAGCGAGCCGCGCCTGGACCTGGCCCGCAAGGCCGGCGCCACCCTGGCGTGCAACGTGGCGGAGTCCTCGATCGCCGAGGCGCAGCGCACGCTGGGCCTGCGCGAGGGCTTCGACGTCGGCCTGGAGATGTCCGGCCGCCCCGAGGCGCTCCAGGACATGATCGCCAACATGACGCACGGCGGCCGGATCGCCATGCTGGGTCTGCCCGCGCAGGAGTTCCCCGTCGACTGGGCGAAGCTCGTCACCTCGATGATCACCATCAAGGGCATCTACGGCCGTGAGATGTTCGAGACGTGGTACGCGATGACCGTGCTGCTGGAGGCCGGCCTGGACCTCAGTCCGGTGATCACCGGCCGGTACGGGTACCGGGACTTCGACGCGGCCTTCGACGAGGCCGCCACCGCGCGCAGTGGCAAGATCATCCTCGACTGGACCGCCTGACCGCCTCCGGCGCCCTCCGTCCCGCCTCGCCCCAACCCTTCAAGGAGCCTGTCCCCGATGTTCGACTCCGTCCGCGACGACCTCCGCGCCACGCTCGAAGAGATCCGCGAAGCTGGCCTCTTCAAGCCGGAGCGCGTGATCGGCACGCCGCAGAGCGCCTCCGTCAGCGTCACCGCCGGCGGCGCCCCGGGTGACGTCCTCAACTTCTGCGCCAACAACTACCTCGGCCTCGCCGACCACCCCGAGGTCGTCGCCGCCGCCAAGGACGCCCTCGACCGCTGGGGCTACGGCATGGCGTCGGTGCGGTTCATCTGCGGCACGCAGGACGTCCACAAGGAGCTGGAGGCGCGGCTGTCGGCGTTCCTCGGCCAGGAGGACACGATCCTCTACTCCTCCTGCTTCGACGCCAACGGCGGTGTCTTCGAGACGCTGCTCGGCCCCGAGGACGCCGTCATCTCCGACGCCCTCAACCACGCCAGCATCATCGACGGCATCCGCCTCTCCAAGGCCCGCCGCCACCGCTACGCCAACCGCGACCTGGCCGACCTGGAGAAGCAGCTCCAGGACACGCAGGACGCCCGCCGCCGTCTGATCGTCACCGACGGCGTGTTCTCCATGGACGGCTACGTCGCCCCGCTCCGCGAGATCTGCGACCTGGCCGACCGGTACGACGCCATGGTCATGGTGGACGACTCGCACGCCGTCGGCTTCGTCGGCCCCGGCGGCCGCGGCACGCCCGAGCTGCACGGCGTCATGGACCGGGTGGACATCATCACCGGCACCCTCGGCAAGGCCCTCGGCGGCGCGTCCGGCGGCTACGTCGCGGCCCGCGCCGAGATCGTCGCCCTGCTGCGGCAGCGCTCGCGCCCGTACCTCTTCTCGAACTCCCTCGCCCCGGTCATCGCCGCCGCCTCCCTCAAGGTCCTCGACCTGCTGGAGTCCGCCGGCGACCTGCGGGAGCGGCTGAACGCCAACACGGCGCTGTTCCGCCGCCGGATGACCGAGGAGGGCTTCGAGATCCTGCCCGGCGACCACCCGATCGCCCCGGTCATGATCGGCGACGCGGCCCAGGCGGGCCGGATGGCCGAGCTGCTGCTGGAGCGCGGCGTGTACGTGATCGGCTTCTCGTACCCGGTGGTCCCGATGGGCGCCGCCCGGATCCGCGTCCAGCTGTCGGCCGCGCACTCGACGGCCGACGTCGAGCGGGCGATCGCGGCGTTCGTCGACGCGCGCGCGGCGCTCAAGGGCTGACCCGGTGGCGGGACCGGGGTCCGGCCGGACCCTGGCAAAATTGGCCGGGTGATCGACCCCCGGCGACTGCGCGTCCTGCGGGCCGTGGCGGAGCACCGTACGGTGACCGCCGCGGCCGCCGCGCTGTACCTCACCCCGTCCGCCGTCTCCCAGCAGCTCGCCGCCCTGGAGCAGGAGACCGGCCATGTGCTGCTGACCCGCAGCGGCCGGGGTGTACGGCTCACTCCGGCCGGGGAGATCCTGCTCGGCCACGCCCACCGGGTGGTGGCCCAGCTGGAGCGGGCCGAGGCCGAGCTCGCCGCCTACGCGGACGGCACCGCGGGCGAGCTCACCGTCGCGGCCTTCGCCACCGGCATCGCGGAGGTGCTGGCGCCGGTGATCGCCCTCCTCGCCGGGCGCCACCCCGGCATCCGGCTCCGGGTGCGCGACGCGGAGGGCGACGAGAGCCTGCCGCTGGTCATGGACGGGGTCGCGGACGTCGCCCTGGCCGTCGAGTACCGGGGCGCGCCGCGCGAGGACGATCTGCGGCTGGTCCGCGTCCCGCTCTACGCCGAGCCGTTCGACGCCGTACTGCACACCTCCCACCCGCTGGCCGGCGAGCCGCACGTGCGCCTGGACGAGCTCGCCGACAGCGACTGGATCGCCCCCTACCCCGGCAACCCGTGCCACGACATGACGGTCCTGGCCTGTGAACTGGCTGGATTCCAGCCCCGGTTGGCGCACTCCTCGGACGACTTCCGGGCGGTCGCGGCGCTCGCCGGGGCGGGCGCGGGGGTGGCTCTCGTGCCGCGCTCGGCGCTGTCGGGCATGAACCTCAAAGATGTCGTGGTGCGGCCCGTCGAGGGCGTCACGCCGACCCGCCGCGTCTTCGCCGCCGTCCGCCGCGGCGCGGAACGGCATCCCCTGATCCGCCCGGTGCTGGAGGCGCTGGGCGAGGTGGCGGGCTCGCTGTCGGCCTGAGGAACGCGAGCAGCCCGGCGAGTTCCGCGCCGGTTCGGCCTGCCGCCGCGCGGATGACCAGAAGTGGATCAACCGTTCGGGCGATCCCGGTCATTGCATGGACCCCAGCTACCCCGTTCGAGTGAACCGGCGTGTGCGCGGGACGGGGGGTGTGGGGTTTCCGCCCGCCGAGGACGGCAACACGGGCAGGGACGGCCTTCCGGGAAGGAGTCCCCCTGTGGTTTTCACCGCCCTGCTCATCCCTCCCCTGCTCCTCGGCCTCATCTTCGCTCTCTCGGGGTACGAGGACCGGGTGCTGGGTGAGGCGCGAACGCCCGGCGCGGGTACGCCCGGCGCCGGTACGCCCCTCGCGGGTGCGTCCGACGCCGGTTCGTCCGATCCGGCACCGGCGAAACGTCACCTCAGCATCGTGCGGAACCTGCCCTCCGAGGCGTCCGGCTCGTCCGGCGCCCGCGGGGAGCGCGTCGGCCGGCGTCGCCGGCACGCGGCGTGACACGCGGTCCGGGGCCCGTCCGGCGCCTCCGCCGTCGGGCCGGGCCGGCTCCGGACCGTGCCGGGCGTCGTGGGACCGCCGTCGTGGGACGGCCGTCGGCAGGGCTCAGCGCTTCGTTCCGAAGGGCACCGTGACGCAGGCCAGCCGCGCCCCCGCCGTGCCGGCGCGGCCGGCGCGGGTGTCGGTGGCGTGTTCGTGGAGGACCACCGAACGGGCCTCGCCCGGGCGGACGCGCCAGGCGACGGCCGTCTCGGCGCGAGCGGCACCGTGGGCGTCGGTGGTGAGATCGAGCCAGACCTCGTTGCGGGGGTTCGCGTAGGCGGGGTCGACCGAGGGCTGCACCGGATCCTTGACGTTCTGATAGTGCGGCCCCGCGTCGTCGGGCTTCGGTCCGCACGCCTGGCGGTGCACATGGGCCCCGAACGTCCGCCCGGCGGGCAGCCCCTGGAGGCGCAGGACGAACCGGGTGCCCCCGCCGTGCGCCGGACGCTCCGCCACCCGGACCCGCGCGCCCCCGGGCACGGCGTCGGGCACGTAGGTGACGGCGGCGCCGCCCGAGCGCGTACGGAAGGTCTCGGCGACGGTGACGGCGTCGCGCCCGGAGCCCGAGCCGGGACCGGAGCCCGGATCGGAGCCGGGGCCGGGGCCGGGACCGACGGCGGGGACCGCCACCAGGAGGGCGGCGGCAGCGGCCACTGCGGATGCGGAGATCATGTTCCTCCCTCTTCCCCGGCGGGAGTCCCGCCTCACCGGTGCGGGGTGCGGTTCCGCCCCGGACGTGGCCGGGCACCCACCGCCTCGGCTCCGGGGCGTCCGGACGACTGATGCGCTACCCCGCCGGTCGCCCTGCCAGACCCGGACAGCACCGGCCCTTCCGGGTTTCCGCAGCACGGGGGCGCCGCCGCGCCCGGCGCACGGAGCGTCCGGAGGCGCGCGTCGGGGGGCGGACGGCGCGTTCGCCCGCGCGCCCGGACCGGCCGGGTACGCGAACGGGCCCGGCCCGGGGCGCGTATGTACACACGCGCCCCGGCGTCGGGCCCTGAGTCCACGTCACCGCGCCGGCGGCCTGTCGCCGGCGCGGGTTCGGTATCCCTAGCGCGGGAAGGGCTTGGACGCGTCCTCGTCCGCCTTCATGCACCAGTGGAGCTTCTTCGACAGGGCGTCCGCCTGGGCCAGGGTGTGGCGGGCGGCCTCGCGCTGTCCGCGGCGCTTCTGCTCGGCCGCCTTCTGCTTCAGCTGGGCGATCTGCTGCCGCATCTGCGCGGGGTGGCAGGTGATGGTGGCCGCGGTGGCCGTCTGGGCGGGCAGGGTCATGGCGACCGTGCCACCGGCCATGAGGGCGCTCACGGCGAGCGCGGCTATGCGTCGGCGCATGTGTTTCTCCAACTTCCGGTCCGGGCCCCTTCGTGGGGGATCCGTGGCCTCTGAGGGACAGGAAAGCCGACCCCGTCGGTTACCCAAGGTGGTCGACGACGCGGAGCGTAACGGAGATCGTCAACGCGGGAAGCTGGCAAGTCGGGCAGAGGACATGATCCCGGAACATAAGATTCCCGTGGCCTGGATCACGCCCTCCGTGGCCGGATCGCTCCCATGGGCCGTCAACGCCCGCGCGGCAGGGCCGGGGGCTCCCCTCAGGCCGCCGCGTGGACGACGAGCCGGTTCCGCTCTCCGTCGAAGACGCCGGCCAGGACGTCGCCCTCCGGCCGGCTCCCGTCGAAGAGGCCCTGCCGGCCGACGTGCACGACCAGGAGGTCGTGACGGTCGATCACCTCGGAAATGCCCCGCGTCCCGATCGTGTCCGCCCACGCGTCGAGATTCCGCCCGAACCACTCGGGCAGCCCGCACGGCTTGGCCACCGCGTCCCAGAAGTCGTCGAGGGTCTCCATCAGCCGACCGCGCAGGTCGACCGTCAGCTCACTGTTGGTCACCGCGGCAGACTACCGAGCTCGTCGCCGCGCCCCGTCACCGCCCGGGGGCCCTCCGCGCGGGTGCGCTCGGGGCGTGGGCTCTGTCAGGGTCCACGATCGGCTCGTCCAGGCCGTCGCACGCAATCCGGCGCCGCGCGGCCCGCTCCGGACAGCGGGCCCGATACGGGTAGCGGATGCCCCGAGCCGCGGCCCCGCCCCTCCGTCACCGACGGCGTCCCTCGCACCCGATTCCGTCGCCGTCCCGGTCGAGGTGGCTGCCGTATCCGGGCTCCCCTCGATGCACGGGGGCGGCACCCGCGGCGCGGGCCGCCGCGCAGTTGCGGTAGTACGTCGCGCCGCCCTTCCCCGCGCCCTGACCGGAGCCCGCGTTCTCAGGGCTCTCCCCGGAGTCCTCGCTGCCTCCCCCGGAAGACCGGCCCGAGTCCCCGGATGGCCGGTCCAAGTCGTCGGACGACCGGCCCGAGTCGTCGGATCGGCGCCTCGCCGCACCGGAAGACGAGTCCTCCGGCCCCTCCCCCGGCCGGTACTCGACCTTGACGGAGACCTTCGCCTTGCTGGTACGGCCGTTCAGGGCCACGGTGTACTCGAACTCGTCGTCACCGCTGAACCCCGCCTCCGGCGTGTACGCGACGTCCGCGCCGCTGACGGCCGCGCTGCCGTGCCGCGGCCCGGTGACGACGCGGACGATGGTGTCCTTGGTGGTGAAGTGGTGCGACACCCGGGCGTCGAGGTCGTCCATGCGGGTGCCCTCGGCGTCCACCGCCGTGTCGTTCGACGTGACCGGAACGGTGGTGCGCTCCCCGACCCACGTCGACGTCTCGTCGTCGTCCGCCTCCGGGCGCCAGCGGGCGACCGGGGCAGCGGACGAAGGCCGCGCGGTGTCGTGCGGAGCCGCGTCGTCGTGGGAGCCGCCGAAGTCGCAGCCGACGAACACGGCGATGCCGATGACGACCAGCAGGAGGCAGCCGAGGCAGCCCTCGACACCTTCCCCGGCCGCGTTCTTCCTGCCCGATGGCACTCCGCACACCCCGCCCGCACATTTATTTGCCCATTACATGCACATGGATCCTATGCGGCCCCCAGCACCCCACCCGCCCCATCGCATGTGAGCCGGACCACCCCCCCCATCGCCTTGACGCGACCACCGTGTAATCGATTACCTGAGCTCACCCACCCCGCGAAAACGATTACACGACGGAGGCCCCGCCCATGGCGACCATCAAGGACGTGGCCGACCGGGCCGGTGTCTCCGTCGCCACCGTGTCGCGGGTGCTCAACGGCCGGTCTCCCGTGGCCGCGACCCGGGACCGGGTCCTCGCCGCCGTCGCCGAGCTCGGGTACCGGCCCAATGTGGTGGCGCGGGCGCTGCGGACGGCGCGGACGAGGACGTTGGGGCTGGTCATCAGCGATCTGCGGAACCCCTTCTTCACCGAACTCGCCGACGCCGTCGAGCAGGAGGCCCGCCGGCTCGGCTACAGCCTGATCATCGGCAACGCCGGGGAGAGCCCGGAGCAGCAGGACGACCAGCTCCGCACCCTGCTCGACCGCCGTATCGACGGGCTGATGGTCAGCTCCGCCGGCACCGGCTCGGAGGTGCTGCGCGAGATCGTCGCCTCCGACACCCCGCTGGTCCTGCTGGACCGGTCGGTGCCCGGCGTGGCGGCGCCCTGCGTCCGCGCCGAGGGGCGGGCCGCGCTCACCGAACTGGCCGCGCATCTCGCCGCGCTGGGGCGCCGCCGCCCGGCCGTGATCGTCGCGCCGGCCGGTACGCCTGTCGGGGACGAGCGGCTGGAGTGCTTCCGGGAGGCGCTCGCCGCGCACGGTGTCGCGCTGCCGCCGGAACGTGCCGTCGGGTCGCCGGACATGACGCCGGCCGGGGGCCGCCGCGCGCTGCGGGACCTGCTCGACCTGCCGGAACCGCCGGACGCCGTGCTCGCCGCCGACAACCTGATGGCGCTGGGCGCGCTGGACGAGATCCGGGCGCGCGGCCTGCGGATCCCGGACGACGTGGCGCTGGTGTCGTTCGACGACGTGGCCTGGTTCGCGCACACCGATCCGCCGCTGACGGCCGTCGCCCAGCCGACGCGGGAGCTGGGGCGGGCTGCGGTGCACACCCTGCTGGAGCGCGTCGAGGGCCGCCCGGCCGAGTCTGTGCTGCTGCCGGCCCGGCTGGTGGTGCGCCGCTCCTGCGGCGAACCGGCGTGACCGGGCGGGCCCCTGACACCCCCCACGGAACAGTCCACAGAACGAGGAGAGGCGTATGACCGGCGTCAACGACGACGTACGGGCCGGCCGCGAAGTCCCGCCCGAGCGCGCGGAGTTGCTCCGTGTGGAGGGAGTGACCAAGGCGTTCCCCGGTGTGAAGGCGCTGGACGGCGTGGATCTGCGGCTCCTCGCCGGCGAGGTGCACGTCCTGCTCGGGGAGAACGGGGCCGGCAAGAGCACGCTGATCAAGATGCTCGCCGGCGCCCACCGCCCCGACGCCGGCCGGGTCCTCGTCGACGGCCGCGAGGCGGCGATCCGTTCGGCGCAGGACGCCGAGCGGCTCGGGATCGCCACCATCCACCAGGAGTTCAACCTGGTGCCCGGCCTGACCGTCGCCGAGAACGTCTTCCTGGGCCGGCAGCCGCGCACCCGCCTCGGCCTGGTGGACCGGCGGACGATGAACGAGCGCGCCGCCCGCCTCCTCGACCGGGTGCGGCTGCGCGTCCCGCCGACCGCGCCCGTCGCCGGCCTGGGCATCGCCGCGCTGCAGATGGTGGAGATCGCCAAGGCGCTGAGCCTGGACGCCCGGGTGCTGATCATGGACGAGCCGACCGCGGTCCTCACCTCCGAGGAGGTGGCGACCCTCTTCGGCATCGTCCGCGAACTCCGCGACAGCGGCGTCGGCATCGTCTTCATCACCCACCACCTGGAGGAGATCGCGGCCCTCGGCGACCGGGTGACCGTCCTCCGGGACGGCCGGAGCGTCGCGGAGGTGCCGGCGTCGACGCCGGAGGACGAGCTGATCCGGCTGATGGTCGGCCGGGACATCACCGAGCAGTACCCGCGCCGCCGCACCCCGCCCGGCGCGCCCCTGCTGCGCGTCCGCGGACTCACCCGGCGGGGCGCGGACGGCGCGCCCGGCTTCGAGGACGTCGGCCTCGAGGTGCGCGCCGGGGAGGTCGTGGGCCTGGCCGGGCTGGTGGGCGCGGGCCGCACCGAGGTGGCGCGGGCGGTGTTCGGCGTCGACCGGTACACGGCCGGGTCCGTGGAGGTGGACGGCCGGGTGCTGCGCCCGGGCGACGTACGGGCCGCGATGCGGGCGGGCGTCGGTCTCGTCCCCGAGGACCGCAAGGCGCAGGGCCTGCTGCTGGACGCGCCGCTGCACGACAACCTGACGCTGGCCCGGCTGGACCGGGACACCCGGGCGGGGTTCGTCGACCGGCGGGCGCAGCGCCGGGAGGCGGCGGACATGGCCGCCCGGCTCAAGGTGCGGATGAGCGGGCTGGAGCAGCCGGCGCGGACGCTGTCCGGCGGCAACCAGCAGAAGATCGTCATCGGCAAGTGGCTGCTGGCCGGCGTGCGGCTGCTGATCCTGGACGAGCCGACGCGCGGCGTCGACGTCGGCGCCAAGGTGGAGATCTACCGGCTCGTCAACGAGCTGACGGCGGCGGGCTGCGGGGTGCTGATGGTCTCCAGCGATCTGCCCGAGGTGCTCGGGATGAGCGACCGGGTGCTGGTGATGGCGCGGGGCCGGGTGGCCGGCGAGGTGCCGGGCGGCGACCAGGGGCCGGCCGCGCAGGACGCGGTGATGGAGCTGGCCGTCCGGCACGCGGACGGCTTGGACACCGACCTGGAAGCGGGCGTGACAACCCGCCCGGAAACCGGCGTGGGAACAGGGAACGAGAGCGCGATGGAGGGCTCCGATGTCGGCTGAGGCGGTACGGGCGCCGGGGGCGGCCCCGGCGGAGTGGTTCACCAGGGCGGTGCTGCGCAACGGCCCGCTGGGCGGGCTGCTCGCCCTGGTGGCGGTGATGGCGGTGCTGTCCCGGGACTTCCTGCACGGGCGGAACCTGCTGAACGTGGGCGTGCAGGCGTCGGTGACGGCGATCCTCGCCTTCGGGGTGACGTTCGTGATCGTGTCGGCGGGCATCGACCTGTCGGTCGGCTCGGTGGCGGCGCTGTCCGCGACGGTGACCGCCTGGGCGGCCACGTCGAAGGGGCTCCCCGTGCCGGTGGCGCTGCTGCTGGGCCTGGCCGTCGGGGTGGCGGCGGGCCTGGTGTCGGGCGCGCTGGTGGCGTACGGGCGGCTGCCGGCGTTCATCGCGACGCTGGCGATGCTGTCGGTGGCCCGCGGGCTGTCGCTGGTCATATCGGGCGGTTCGCCGATCGCCTTCCCGTCGGCGGTGAACCACCTCGGGGACACGCTCGCCGGATGGCTGCCGGTCCCCGTGCTGGTGATGGCGGCGATGGGGCTGCTGGCGGCGCTGGTGCTGGCGCGGACGTACACGGGCCGGGCGATGTTCGCGATCGGCGGCAACGAGGAGGCGGCGCGGCTGTCGGGCATCGACGTCAAGCGGCGCAAGCTCGTCGTCTACGCGCTGTCCGGGCTGTTCGCCGCGGTCGCCGGGA is a window from the Streptomyces mobaraensis genome containing:
- a CDS encoding LacI family DNA-binding transcriptional regulator; this encodes MATIKDVADRAGVSVATVSRVLNGRSPVAATRDRVLAAVAELGYRPNVVARALRTARTRTLGLVISDLRNPFFTELADAVEQEARRLGYSLIIGNAGESPEQQDDQLRTLLDRRIDGLMVSSAGTGSEVLREIVASDTPLVLLDRSVPGVAAPCVRAEGRAALTELAAHLAALGRRRPAVIVAPAGTPVGDERLECFREALAAHGVALPPERAVGSPDMTPAGGRRALRDLLDLPEPPDAVLAADNLMALGALDEIRARGLRIPDDVALVSFDDVAWFAHTDPPLTAVAQPTRELGRAAVHTLLERVEGRPAESVLLPARLVVRRSCGEPA
- a CDS encoding sugar ABC transporter ATP-binding protein; translation: MTGVNDDVRAGREVPPERAELLRVEGVTKAFPGVKALDGVDLRLLAGEVHVLLGENGAGKSTLIKMLAGAHRPDAGRVLVDGREAAIRSAQDAERLGIATIHQEFNLVPGLTVAENVFLGRQPRTRLGLVDRRTMNERAARLLDRVRLRVPPTAPVAGLGIAALQMVEIAKALSLDARVLIMDEPTAVLTSEEVATLFGIVRELRDSGVGIVFITHHLEEIAALGDRVTVLRDGRSVAEVPASTPEDELIRLMVGRDITEQYPRRRTPPGAPLLRVRGLTRRGADGAPGFEDVGLEVRAGEVVGLAGLVGAGRTEVARAVFGVDRYTAGSVEVDGRVLRPGDVRAAMRAGVGLVPEDRKAQGLLLDAPLHDNLTLARLDRDTRAGFVDRRAQRREAADMAARLKVRMSGLEQPARTLSGGNQQKIVIGKWLLAGVRLLILDEPTRGVDVGAKVEIYRLVNELTAAGCGVLMVSSDLPEVLGMSDRVLVMARGRVAGEVPGGDQGPAAQDAVMELAVRHADGLDTDLEAGVTTRPETGVGTGNESAMEGSDVG